The following is a genomic window from Strix uralensis isolate ZFMK-TIS-50842 chromosome 3, bStrUra1, whole genome shotgun sequence.
GGGCAAACAGGTTATTCACTAAAAAGCAAATCAGATCTCAGCTTGACTTTAAACTCTCAGATTTGTcatttgtgaatattttcatgcactataaaacaaaaattaaacaattaaattGTTGTACCTGCATACTTTTGACataaagtttaaatatttaatttctaaattttattattctaaaatctggaaaaaaaatatactgggaaaaggaagctgaaataaatattttcctttgggtTGAAGTTCATGAAAAATAgccaaataaaaagaaacccaaaaatgCCCTAAAGAATCAATCATTTAGGCAAACTTAATACCaaacttctggatttttttacaCAGCAAGCTACAAAAAAACACAGCTCAGATTGGAGCTGTTTTGATGACACAAGGTTGCTGAATATCAATCCCCATTTCCAATATTAATCCAAGCTAGTAACACATCTGTAGCAATGTTTAATACATTAGAACAAAGCATCCTTTCCCAAAACATGCACTGTATATGATCTGTGTGACATTCTATGTAAACTAATATATATAGGAGGTGATAACCCACTTTGATGCCTGAAGCCATCTTTCCTCCTTGGAGCTATTTTGGTTTGATGGCTTTGTGTCAGTTACGCTCCCATTTCAGGTTCCAGAGCAATCTTTGAGTTGTATCACTAGGAGGAGGTGGAAATGTATGTGGAGAAGAAACCCACTTGCTTTCTTTGAACCTATAGAGGACTCATTCCTGCAAGCACCATGGTTCCCAAGTGCCCTCAGGAGCTTGGGAGCTGAAGGCAGAACATGTCATTTCAAGTTCACCACTGCAAAAAGTGTTTTAACAAACAGTTCTTGTGTCTTATTTGTCTTAACTGCACAGATGGAGAACTGAAGAAGTTTGCTTTTACCtcattcttcacttttttttttccccgcaaTGCTCCCTGATGCCAACCTAGATGCTGTTTAAGCATGCACTGCCACAGAAATGAACAAGGCTTCCCTCAGCCTGTTCACACAGACAGGGTGAGGAGTGCTCCCCATATAGCTGTTGTGAGGCCAGCTCAGAATAACTGTGCTCTAGACTGGGCAAGAGAAAGGAGGGACCATAAGGATGCCCAGGACACTATGGAATTGACAGTAATTATCCAGAGTGGCAGCTGTGGGAAGCAAGGCAGCAGTCGGGACAGGAGCACAGATCTGGAAGGCAGTGTGCTGCTTGGAGAAGGATGTGTTGCAGGGGATGGATCAGACAAAATGCAAGTTCTTGCAGTTGAAACAAGAAGTTGTGCTGGAGGAAAGCTCAGAGGCAATGATGCGGCCCCAGGGTAAGGTCTGGGTATTGCCATAGGcagtgccagaggaagagggagTCTTACTGTCTGGCTAGTGATATGTGTTGGATGGAAATCAGAGGACAACTCTCAGACGATATTTAAGATCAACCTCCTATTTCCACAGGATGGATGGCAAAGCAGAACTGGCATCAGATAATGAACAAGATGATAAGAAATTTTCTCTGACAGTCAGGGTCAGCACTCAGTGACTGAGGAGGTCTTCACCTGTGCTGTGACTCAGGGCAAAGTGTAAAGTTTCAGCTTTTTGTATTCATCCTCCTGTTACTAACCCAAAGAATATTTCTTGGTGTTGAAGTGCTAGGCCTAACAATTATGAAGATAAATAGGTGCAACTGTTCCCTCCCTTTTTCTGTGTATTATGCATGGGAGTATCTTAAGGAAGGTTGTAAATCTTGACAcagtgaattttttattttacaagaatatttttctgtcttgggCTAACCACTGTGAGCTGCCCAGTCTCTAACCTTCATCTGCCCCCACACACAAACCTCTCAGCTGAATAAAATGGCAGTTTCAATTTGCCAGTAGCTTGTTTGGGACCATAGACTAAAACTGAGGGAAACTTTCCACTCAGATGGGTAGCCATCCTGTCCTGCCATGAAGGCACCAGCCATATCACACAAGGGCCAAATGAGTCCTTCTGGCCTCCCCACAAAATcattccctgggcagcccctccTTCTGCATACTGGAGGACTCAGAAACCAGTGCACAGATTTGTTGATGTTAGTGAAAAATGCAAGACAGCAGAGTCTACACGGTCAtatgaaggggggggggggggggggggctgcaaaCGTAATGTGGCTGCTAATCACTCCAAACTATATTTTACCCTCGGGACCGCAAGTATATTTTGGGATACCATTTTTGCATTAGACTAGGTTTTTCTCTTGAACCTcagttcttgtttctttcttcttttgaggGTTAATTCTAAAGCAACCTGAGAAAAATATTCCATTCTTCTACTTTGCCTAATGGCAGCAAGATTTTATTACTTCAAACTGTTTTATTTAAGAAGCAAAGAGGGAGGGTTAAGGCATAAATACCTATTTGTATTAATACTTCGTAAAAGCTTCAGATATGAACATGGCAAGCATGGGTGTGCTTATTGGAACGGGGTGTGGTAAAATTGGGACATCTTACCAAAAAGCAGTAATGTTTTACAGAAGTGAGGTGAGAAAATTTCtatataggagaaaaaaagaatgagaaactgGAGATAACAGTGCAACCCCAAATGTGTTTTACATAACTTTGGTCCATCTCCACTCACACTGAGGTGAACTATAGACTGGTTGGTGATACaaagtatgtatatatgtatatgcctttatgtattatttttccttcactaTTTTTCTCGTTTGcattttgcttatttgtttgaTGTTCTGCTAAGGACAAGGCTCTAGAGCACTAGTTACTTTGTAAGAAATGGGGAGCTGGGCATGTAACCCAGGACTACAGTCAATAGTTGAAAGGAATCTGCTTCTTTTAGGTTTACACTATTCTGTGGAAAAATCCCACAGGCaacatctctctctctgtttgAACTGCATTTGAACAATCAAGGGCTATTTAAAGTGCTTTATGATGGGTTCTCCATGGATAcctaatataatttattttcagtatgatACGATCATTAGAGTAGGTTTTCACAAAactgtttttacagaaaaacagatggCTTAGGCAAAGAGTGGCACAAGTAAAAGGATGTATCATAAAAGCTATCCAAGAGAGGACAGTTTGATGTACTCTCACCACATTTATCATGAACTGTAAAACTATTTTGAAAGTTGTTCCTGTAAATTCTCCTCACACCCAGCAGTCACATACAAAATTCTATGATGCATCAACATTTTTACTCtgatcataaaaaataaaaaacaaaattgaaataatttactACCTCACTTCATATTCAGGAGATCTGTGGAACTAGCCAGTGTGTGTAGATGAGCATATGAGCCTTAATGTATTAAGTCACTTAAGGAGCCATCTATGTAAACAGCTCTGATGACCCCATCAAAACCATTTGCAACCTTAAGGTTATCCAGGTGCTTTTCTAGATTTTTGTCACTTAGCACTGAAgaacttcacagaaaatatttaggcCTAGACATTATTATGCAGCTGCACCAAAGTAACAATTTTTCTTGAAACCAAAATTTCTAGCAAAACCAATATTTTGACAgtgaggaaaaagacaaaggaagatCCACGTGACTTTGTCTTTCCGCATTATTAACTACAGAGCAGTCTTTCAGTTCTCAGTTTTGAATTTCCAGTATGACTCAGAAGTAACTCTTTGGTTGTTCAGTTCACTATCTTTCTAGTAAGATGGTTTGATTCTCGCTTTCCAACAGTGTACAAATGGGCCAATTCTCTTCTCCCCTATCACAAACTTGTTTAATTCTGTCCTTAAATCTACTCATCTTCAGAGCACACAGAAATACACTGAATATAAAAATGTGCAAGGAATTGTTCTGAGAAACTGAATTATAAGAAGTAATAACTGTTGCACAACTGAGATgtgttgaaaagaaagaaatctttttacTGTGACCATGTTATGTATCTAACAAAGTGTGATTTAATTATGACCCAGATTCTGCTAATCTTACACACCGTGAATTGTCCTTTATTCTGGGTATGATCTTGTCTGCTGTAACTTCTGTTCCTCACCTTGTACGGACCAGTGCCCTACCCCAGAAGTAAACAGagctgctgaaatcaatggagcATCCCATAGAGTATTATTGATTCTGAGCACATGTAAAAAAAAGGGTTTGTGCTTCAAGGATGAAATGTCAGCCTCAAGAAAATCAATAAATGTTTTGCAAGTGATGTCAATGGGGTCAAAACTTCACTCATAGTATTAGTTCATACAACAAAATATGCACAACTTTAATACAGTTGCAAACTAGATTGCATTTGAATTATTGATTAAGGAGGCTGCATTTTAAGACCAAATGTCAGGTGCCTGAAAAATGTATAGTGAAACATTTGCAGAGAAGATTGAAGATGTCTGCATGTTATACAAGCTCTGGCAGAAATACCAGAAATTAAATTGAACATATTAACTTACCAGTagaaagttttcattatttcttttgcttcGGTTTGTTCCTGTAGGGCTGCTTGACATTCCACttgttttcagcacaatttttcctttgcttttcagtagTATAGTTGAATTAGATAAAATGTGTTTGTTGGAGGTTGTTTCCCTAATTCTTAATttgacaggaacagcagcaatGCCTTTGGCAGTCAAGTGTTTACTTCTCTTGTTGTAGCAGACCTAATGTTCTCGAAAGCCAAATCTAGCAGACATCTGTTCTTCCTTGATCTCTCTTTAGCTTTGCCATTGGGCAGAATGACACTTTAAGTCTTTTATTGACCTGCTTTTAGTGGTTAAGTGTCCTTTTCTCTTATAAGCAAGACTTTGAGCAATAACCCTGACAAACGGAGGTGCAGAACTAATGGGATGCCTTCTCTTCCTCTGATTTCTCCTTTGCTTGAAAACCCAAACTTTCTGATGCTGACTTAGCTCAAATTAATCTAACAATCTGGTTAGTTAATAACCTACTTGACCTAGCTATAGACTAATTTAACAATTTAGTTGATAACCTAGCTAGTTGATAACCTAGTTAGTTAATAATCTAGTTGAGGCACATCCTTGACTTCTGGATTCACTATCCTTTTCTGTCAGAACCAATTGTATTTTGTGTCCTGCTTTTGCCATGCTCCCCTGTTGCAGCAGTCACAGGAAACAGCACTGGGATCTGTAAAACAGTTTTATACTTTTTCTCACTGATTTTCTGCCACAGGGTTTAGGATGCATTTTTCTAGGGCTTTGTGGTGAACCGGCCTGGCATGACTGGAAGCAAACTACCCTAAAGGCAGGCACTTGAGCTCCAGCCCCTGTGATGCTTCTGCTTGTTGGACACCCGCCTGAACTCTGCCTTTTTTTAGAGAAAGAGTTTCCCTGGGGGTGCCTAGGGCAGGGAGCCAGGCTAGGGCCCCACTGATGTGCTGGGGTCAGCAAAGGGGCTTCACTCCGCCTCTCTCCCAGGAAAGGGAAAGTGCAGTGGGGAATGCAGACTGGGGCTGTGTCCCACAGAGCCACAGCCACCAGCCCTGACACTGCTCTGTTGCCCttaggaaggaagaggaggaagagaaggagaaggggagagaggaggtggtgaagctgctgagagcagcaagggagaggagggaggaaggggtaTGATCGCTGgagatttcctttgctttttaattatgcTCTGCTCTCTCATCAGGGTTGGAGTCACACTCCTAAACCTTGTTTTGTGCACCTTTCCCCACCTCCAGATGTTGGGTCAGTATCCagctaatcacagaatcacagaattgtctaggttggaaaagaccttgaagatcatcaagtccaaccatcaacccaacattaacagttcccaactacaccagatccctcagcactaagtcgaccctactcttaatGAAACTGTAAATACAATCAGTGGTTGCTGAagttcccttttccttcctcaggGATTGCTAGATCTGTTGGAGCAAAAACATTGAGTGGGGCCACACTGGCTTCCTAATCGGTGAGCACGAGTGTGTTACCCTCCATGCCAAAATGACTTACAGCACACTATAGCACAGAAGCATACGTATAGTTACTTGACACCACATAGCCCATAAGCAAAAACAGCAAGTCCACTATTCTGATCTGCTTGCGAACAAGGCCTCAGGAGACAGCCAGAATAGCACTGAAGAATAAAACAAGCTATTGTGATGCTAGATTTGTAAGTTACTCTCCCCTCTCAAAGTCCAGCCAGCATACCCAGGTGCTCCAAGGTGGTGCCCGAGAAGAGGAGGCTTTAGGGGCTTCCACACTTCCCCACTTTTAGTAGAGAACAAAAGCTAAGACTCATTTTTGAAACAATACATAGGTACCATCATTTATTAGGTATAATAAGCATAATGAAAGATTTATGATAAATTTTTTTCGAACAGATAATATTACACAAAGAATTGGAAGCCATTTTATACATGCTGCTTTCTCAACTcttactgcattttaatttcctcCCAACTAGGAAACATCTTAATGTATTTGCAAACTCTTGTTTAACTATTCCCTGTTGCACAGACTCTTCACGTTGGTCTGATACATCTCTCATGTTTATTCAAAGTTAGAAGACACCCCATAAAAGTGAATGGAGTTAacttcttcagaaaaacagattaagaCAGATTAAGTCCTGTGGCTTTATTAATTTTAGCTACCCAGAGGTTTTACTAAAAAAATTTTCTACCTCTTATTCTTTGCGGTACAGAGCATTTGGCAGGGCACTTCTCGTAACGTCATAGTTACAAAATTGCAGAGGTATTACAAACTAATAATCCTTTCTAGCTAAGGATTTTGATGAGACTTCTTTTCCACATAGCAAAAttatccattttttttacttaagagaagaaatgaaatattataaAGTTAGGATTAACAAGACAGAGACCAGCAGAGTCTTGAGTATATTTCATTGCTTGCAATATGTCAAGGCTTGAAAGCACTGTGGAGTGTAAGACACTGAAAGGTGTTTTATGATGTGATTTTCTTTATGAGAGACTTAGAATGAGATAGTAAGGGGTATTTATGCATTTTACAGTTACATATGACAGTATACACcttcaacttttaaaatacttatgaacagcaaagcaatgaaaaaggGGCCTTTAACAAATGTTTGATACCTACACTCACACTACTCCAGCTCAACTCCTGATGTGTAGGGGAATCATACCTCTGCTTAAGTCCTTCCTGACCCTTCTGAGCTGGGTAAAAGATCTGGACCAGTATAACAGAGCTTTTTAAAGTCGTAGATTTTCATACAGCAGATAAAAGAGGCAGATGCCCGTGAAGAAAGCCACACCAGGAGCCTCTTCAAAACGGGTCTGTAGGTTGCAGGGGTGGCTGGAAATCCACCATTCTGTCCGCTCTGCGCTGGCCCCAGCAATGGCATGCCAGGATTTTTAAGGGTTTACTGATGGTCCTTGCTTACTCTTacaaatatttagaaagaaatagTTACATTCCACATAGATGGGTAAAAGTCAAGATGCTGACTTTGATAGGGGGCTTTCTCTCATCCTTTTCTTACTCTGTCCTATGGCTTAAGTGAATGTATGAAAAATGGAAGCAAAGCTATGAAGTGCTGTCTGACTAATTTACTACTTTGGCAGTCAGTGGATAAAGGTATTTGCCTTCTTGAAAAATGTGCAAACTCTTCAGGTTAAAGATGATACATACAAAATGGGATTTTTGTGAGCTGCTTTCCTTCAGGAAGATGAtatatttgttgttgttgtttcatttATTGGTAGTTTAAAAAGCTTTCCtaaatttaattagaaatattaatgCATTTCAGATGCAATGGAATCCACATATACTCCACTCATGGGAAAGAATGAGGAAATACAaggttttttaatgtttagacTTTATCTAACCAAACCACATTAGATATGAAGGTCCAAAATAGAGTAGATAACTTTATTGCAGAATGCCAGTACTGTTTTTCTACACACATTTGAAAAGTTTCCAGCCTTTTCTACTAACATCCAATGACAATATTCTGGAAAATGTACCTGGTCTGTCAGATATCTCTGGaatacaaatgcatttttcctgGTGCTTATGGGGAAGAGTAAAAATATGTGGGCTTCACATTACCCAAGATCTGATCTTCATAGTTAGGAAGGCAGCAGAAGAAGAATCCCAAGCATATTTCCATAATGGCGGTGGTCCAGCCAAAGCCGTAGGCCCAGCTGAACATATTGATTCCCGTCATTTCAATTTCAGTTGAGAACTTTACTGGATAAATGACCAGGCCCATGATGGAGAACacagctgaagaaacaaaaaaaaaaaaaaaaaaaaaagtttaaactaaCACCCATCACATTGTTTGCCTTGATAATACCGGTAGCTAAACCCACCCATGTTTTGGAGGATTTGAAAATCGACCCACTAACTTTATATATTTTTCACAGAGAGTTCAAGTGCACACAGGCAAAGATCTGGGTATAAAATCAGCTGAGGGAAATACCAGTTCTAGTATTGATACACCTGCACAAGCTAAACTTGACTTTATCTACTACCTTACCAGCGACAAAAAGCAAGCCTCCAATCCCACGTATGAAGTTGAACCGAAGTGTGTCAATGGCAAATGCTATGATGGCCAGAGCAAAACAGATGACTAGAAGTATAAAGCCAACCAGGTatgtagcagcagcagctcttccccaggctgaaatCAGAAGGAAGATATattagaaaggaataaaaaaatcccttgtAGTGTTTTTCTCTGGTTTATAATGCAAGggtaattttaaacaaatgtggAAAGAAGGTCAGCTCCCAAAAAGGAAAGCACAGGaactttttctcctctcacagaTGAACATTTTAGTTCCACAAGAAATCATTCACTAAGTGCAGAATGCATAAAAACGCCAGTCTTGACCTCTTGTACAGAATGCAATGGGGCTTGCATGCAAGCTTCTTCTTTAGATTTAACAACTGagataaaaatgaatgtaaagaTGTAAGAATGGACACCCTCCTTCAATAACAAATGTCACTGCCTCAGTAGATGCCATAAAACCAGCAGCATTTTGCATGGGCAAGGAGAATTAGGCTGTCCCTGAAACTAAttaaattattcctttaaaaaaagtgtttataaaAGCACTACCATTCTCTCATGCAAATTTAAAGACATGGCAATAGTCCATAAATGTCAAAATCCAGGGGTTTCTGCTTTTTCAGCCTTTGTTTAGCTCTGTGTCCTAAATGGTACTAaagatttaaaatctgttttgtagGGAAATTTGACTTCTGCTTTTGATCCAAGGTCAGAactatttcattttgaaaagcttgttcaggatATTAAgagtttcattttcaaattacatAACTTTAGGTTATAACATGCCAGAGTAAAGCATATTGTGTTGGCAtaacaactgggaaaaaaacatcatt
Proteins encoded in this region:
- the LOC141941803 gene encoding p53 apoptosis effector related to PMP-22-like, with protein sequence MVKYGLDYTRCRWILPLLLGIGVIFGIIALAGRGWLESQTLPYVHQASLWESCSRPEQGGEWNCESLMGYAWGRAAAATYLVGFILLVICFALAIIAFAIDTLRFNFIRGIGGLLFVAAVFSIMGLVIYPVKFSTEIEMTGINMFSWAYGFGWTTAIMEICLGFFFCCLPNYEDQILGNVKPTYFYSSP